The following DNA comes from Octopus bimaculoides isolate UCB-OBI-ISO-001 chromosome 8, ASM119413v2, whole genome shotgun sequence.
gctggagaggaTTGATATGTCGTTCAATAGTGATACACAATGTTTGGAAGtattaagatttgaactcatgaacATGTGGTTAGTATTCCAGCCCTTGAACCTAACACTAAGTAAACGATAGACACACTGACTCCAAAGATTCGTGAACATATGGAAGAAaatcaaaaggtaaaaaaatattggtttcagacataatgtatctggTTATTAAGCCACATTTTCTTTACTCAAAAAATAGGTGTGAAAAATCACATATGTCTTTTCTACCAAACCTTATTCTGGATTTGAAATCCACATCATACAATAAGACTAAGACACACACTAGCAAGTGATTGAATACGTCACGTTACAACACAGTCTGTATCAAAATTGGTGTTTCAAACAAATTTAAGCTGATGCCTTCTCacatgtaaacaaaaaaatgactTCCACTGTGTGAAATATCTATAGACAGTTCTCTATAGCCAGCTGTTATTCCCACTAGATACCATACATATTCCCAATTCATAAAGACTGGAAATTCAAAGGCACTGATATTCTGTGTTCCAGGCATAGATCATGAAAACACATTGTTATATCTATGGTTCCAAGACCTTGTTAGATGgtattggtaaacagaaactgaaagaagactaccatatatatatagatatagatatatacatgtgtatctttgtgcctgcGTTTTTATCCccattaacttagcagtttagcaaaagagactgatagaataagcacctggcttaaaaagaaaataagtactggggctgattagtttgactaaaatcccccagcatggccgcagtctaatgactgaaacaagtaaaagaaagatatatcaacatttcattaaaaacattaatgattATATAcgagaggttctcaaccatttccttttcatttatggacccctctgattcctattttattctggtcaatccccatagccattcgatatttacAAACTAGttctatagaaacttctttcaaaattcctattttgtttttcatatgttaatatgtgtaggtcaaactatgtaaaacgttagagagaaaaacctagctgtttcttgcaatacatacatctaaagcaaaatttttgcAGGGGACTTTAAAATACTGTTGTCgattcccaatttactattttgttgtatggacccccaaaatcttatatagatcctcaggggccatatggaccctggttgagaactactgctctaGATACCTTACATCTGAAAGTTCAATCTAGTATCAGAGTTTCCTTACCTTTAGCAAGAATTAAGCATGCTTCATCCGTTTGCATGTTCCTGAGAGAGAACATGGCTCGATAACGAGTATATATAGGCAGTGATTCATCCAGCAGCATCTTCTCCAATTTCACCAAGTCTTGGCATTCAGCAGGTGGTGCAGGATCAATAGAATTGTATGGATTTTTGGACAAGTTTTTCTTGTGACGATCTGAGCCATGTAACCACCTGATTCGTTGTATGGCTAATTGACACGTATGAGCAAGCTGGATGaaaaagagatggaaagaaacaaaagaaattcattataattgcttatacatgcacagacacacacgttcatacatatatataaatacatattcatcatcaccatttaacatctacttttccaaaTTGCATGGATCAGGTTGGACAGAATtgtgttgaggtagattttctacagctggatgcccttcctgttgccaaccttcacctgtttccaagtaaggacatgttttcacaaaagattggaaatgaggGATGCTGCttttatgacagtgacactcatttacaactattatatgAAATCAAAACAGagataacacacaaacacagacttctttcagtttctgtctatcactcACTTTGGTTCACCAGAGGTCATAACAGAAGACACCttcccaaagtgctacacagcaagactgaacctggaaccatgagtttggaaagcaaacttcttaccacacagccatgcctttcttactttaagagaaaaaaaaattgctgactGAGTATGCTTCTGGTAACTTCAGTTCCAGCcttagacatacatatgcatacacatacatatatgtagtccttgacatacacaaaaaaaaaaaaatgttcacaaTTGGAAAGCTTTCACCCTAAATCTGCTCAATCAAGAATAAGCTGAggataaacaaaaacaagcacCATTTAGAGAGGAAGTATCAATTATAAAGAAACCTCCCCactctttgttactcattttaaacacatacatgacagacatatgtaaacacacacacatgtatacatacatacatacatacactctcactcaTAAATATGGACAGACACAGTGGCACACGTACCTTATACTCGTTTCAGCCACTGGAatgtggctatgctgggacacTACCTCAAAGGGTTTAGTTtaacaagtcgaccccagtaattatttttaaatgtggtacttattctgctgatctcttttgctgaactggggTTCATTTAACTGATTGGATCCTCGAAAACAGTGCCCTATCATGGATGTATTCTAGTGACTGAAACTAGCACAAGAATATGACAGGTGTGTGTAAACataataggcacaggtgtggctgggtggtaagaagcttgctttccgaccATGTGCTcatgggctcagtcccactacactgtacattaggcaagtgtcttctttggtgagctctgggttgaccaaagtcttgtgagtagatttagtagacagagactgaaagaagcccattgcttgttcgtttgtgtgtatgtgtttgtcctacaccactgcttgacaactgctgttggtttgcttgtcactgtaacctagcagtttggtaaaagtgaccaacagaataagtgtcAAGCTTAAAAcataaataagtactgaggttgattttttgaccaaacccttcaaggtagtgctccagacCAGccatggtccaatgactgaaacaagtaaaatataaaaggtatatgtacacacacacatacacacaaacatcactagtatgtgtataaatatagatccAACAAAAGGATTACCCACCCAAGTTGTCAGTACTAAGGCTGGAAGTGCAATGGAAAACATGGAGGCAAAGAAGGCAGCTGATCTTTCAAGAATTGAAGCTAAGAGGATTAAAACAGCTGGTGAAAAAGATTACATGTTAGTCACATGCATAGTGAACCTGTAAGCACAGGCAAGACGGTGTCATCATACCCAATGATTAGTGTAGTAATATTACTGTCAACTACTATAAGATGCTCTATAAAGGGGCAATGACAATGGTATTAGATTATAGAACCTAATTACGGAAGTTAGAAAAAGAGTCATAGCACAAGTGTttagaaacaaaattataatattgctgtatttcaggatggtcattttatttttttttttttaaacaaataaacacgcagtatttttttttttttttgtgttttcttcttcattcgtttattactgttattttattattttaatgcctGGAGTAAGTGAAGCAAGAACACACAAGGAAACGAAAAGTATAGCTGAAGAGGCCACAGATGTCTGACAAAAGACAATGGACAGGTGTTAAActtataaaataacagtaataaacaagtgataaaccaaaaagaaaaaaatagtgcatgtgtttatttggcaaaaaaaaaaaaaaaaaaaaNNNNNNNNNNNNNNNNNNNNNNNNNNNggaaaaaaaaaaaaaaaaaaaaatgaccatcccaaaatacatctgtttcaacaaatgatttcatatcaggaatcttgcaaaacgaattgataaacgTAAAAATTATAATAGATGCTTAAAAAGACACATCAAGTTAAGTAAAAGTGTGGTTGCCTGCATCCCTCTCCAGTTGAGCATTCCTAATTTTGCAGGCTCGTGGGAGTTGGTGTGACGTAACAAGTACCTCTACCAGTGCCACGTAGACACACCTATGCTGGTACTGCAtgaaagcacccagtacgctctgtaaagtggttgacattaggaagggcatcaagccatagaaaccatgccaaaacagacaaggaGCCTGGCCAGCacctatcaaactgtccagcccaagccagcatggaaaacagacgttataTGAGGCTGATGGTGTGTAGTTTGGCTCTGTATTAAAAAGAAGCACTACTGATACCGTCTTCCTACTAAAACACTGCTAAAGTACCCAGTTAGGAGTAAGCCTCTATATCTAGCATTTGTTGTCCCACAAGGTCTTTGACAAGattctattttcaattatataattatttagagAAATCACAGATAGATGAACGACTTATGAGGTCCAGCATGCAGGTAATAGTCCGTCAGGGCTAAGTCTTCAATCTCTTCCTATTTGTGATAGTATTACAGGTGATAATAGAGTTCAAGACAAGCTGTGTATGGGAGCTCCTGTAATTAATAACCTAGTTCTCATAGCCATATCTGTAGAATATTTAGAGATGAAATACTAGACCAGGAAGCAAAATCTAGAGTCAAGTGGCCTTAAAATATACTTAGTGAAGACTCAAGTTTTAGTAAGGAATAAAGGACTCAAGACACTGTTACCATCAAGAAAAGGCTGTGCTTGATATGCAGGAAAAGAGTGGACAGAAATTCTATATGTTGTACACAGTGTAAAATGTGGACACACATGAGTTGTGATGGGGGTGCATTGGCAAGCTAACAGAGAAGGTAGACTTTGTATGAGGTAGATGCACAAGAATGTTTAGAAGTAAGAATATGTATGGAATAAAGTCCATCCAATGCTCAGATGAATCACTAAAAATAACTGACAGCTCTGGTTACCTTGCTGACCTAATTAACTATGGAGATAGGTGTATCAAAAGCATAGTGGACAGAGCAAGCTAAAGAAGCTATTACCTCTGCTGACTAAAAAGAGTTTCTTAAAGTGAAtggcagattgcatgatgcttgtgtatgaacatgtTGCAAGGTAGTGAGATGTGAGCCTAGAAGGTAGGGGATTTGTAAAGActggaaaaaaatgaagcaagcatgctccactggatgtgagatgttagtgtgcatgaatgatggagtacaaatgaactgagagaatgctgtgctggtatggccataTGATGGATATGGAGGATGACAGTTGTTTGCTGAAAGTGGATAGAACCTGTTAAGGAAGAATACCAAGGAAGACCTGGGATAAAGTGGTAAAGAGCtcacaaaggaaatgacaaaggacaaTGATAATTGGTGACATACAGTGCTGGAAAATATCCATGCATGACGGACATAATACATGTTATATAGTGATAATAGTGGAGGTAgggatatataatacatttactgTTTTACCCATTCGTGCCTATCAAGTTTCCATCTGCTGCACACCTCGTTCCCAACTATTGGATACACTTGCATTTCTCTAATACTTACCCGCTTTCCAACTCACTGGGTCTTGTCGCCAGTGTAATGAGGAAGATCATCATGACACAGTGAATTTGATATGATAAAACTAAACTCTTCTACCCCTACCTCCACCTGCATCACTACCTGTAGCTTTCCACTACTGCTAGCCATCATTCATTATTGACAGCCATCACTCTCACACACTTGCTTATCATCACTCATCTCCATGACACTCACCACCAAACATGAAACTACCATTAATGCCTCTCTCCTACTGCTCTCTgccatttcttctatttctctctcctctacCACCCTGTCACCCAAATAATCTACACTCTTACTTCTTTTACCCTCTCACCCTAATTCAACTTCTGTCAttgccttttcttttattcaccttCGTGGTAACATGGCCATGAGCTAATCGAGACACTCTTTAGCCTTGCAGAGTACAAGGCTACATCTCTAGTGATAGTACCGAATTGTACTCAGCACATTCGGTAAAGTGTAACCAAGCAGATGCAATGTAGGACCAAGAGAACTATTTAGACTTGTCATGGGTATGACAAGCTCTCTAACGCTAGTGACACagtaaaatgcatccagtaaaGTGGTTTATGACTGAGAGGAAACAATGTTATGATCAAGAAAACTTTTCAGCTTTGCCAAGGACATGACAACCTTTCTCATGTTGGAGCTTGTCATATCCTTGACAAGACTAAAAGTCCTCTTGTTCCTACATTGTCTCTGTTTGAAAGCCAATATTAAATGCACTCAATACACTTTGTAATGTGGTTGATGttaataagggcatccagctgtagaaaccatgccgcaATAGAACACAAGTGAAATGTGATCAGCATGATCCATCTAGGAGATCAGTAACTCTGAATAAGTGACTTGGACCATTAGGACCTGCTTAATATCTACTAGCATTGAAAGTAGatgcaaaatgatgataatgatatatagcatatttaatgtataatatacaacatataagtatatagtgTATCTAGTTACTTTTATCGTcgttgtttagttccagatcattcctgattcagcagacctatgatcaaagttgttccagtcatgaccatctcacCTATTATTCAGTGCTCCTAGTACTACATTACCTAATGTTTACTTCTTTTAGTAAGATGGtagtttgttatttctagcaaaccaaaTGATCAGAGAGACTACCTAGATGGctaaaacgaaaaaaatagttTATCACAGAGATGGTTATACTAATTTCCATAGTGGTGTCAATTTGAAAAGTGTTAAACAATCATCTCCAATAAtgtttgaaacatattttatcaCAGTAACCTgagcaaactttttttttgtttttattatatctcCCCTGTCCAATGCAGACCACCACTACTTTCCATCAATCCTAATGATTGTATTTAATTATTACTTTGTAACAAAGTTTAGTTGTAAGTGGATATTACCAAAAACGAAGTAATCGAATTGGTTTATTAAATATACCTCAATGATATCATTGTGTTCGAATTTTTTCAAAACTTTGATGGAAGATAATGATCCAATTGCACCCAAAGCTTCAC
Coding sequences within:
- the LOC106882333 gene encoding deoxyhypusine hydroxylase, with the protein product MNYRPLLSQCDNTCETNMAAIERMRNSNDSISQIASVLRDQNQPLTERFRALFTLRNLGGKKAINAIAGTFSDPSALLKHELAYCLGQMQDDYAVSILTEVLEDENQEVIVRHEAGEALGAIGSLSSIKVLKKFEHNDIIELAHTCQLAIQRIRWLHGSDRHKKNLSKNPYNSIDPAPPAECQDLVKLEKMLLDESLPIYTRYRAMFSLRNMQTDEACLILAKGKETLILD